Proteins from one Bartonella sp. HY328 genomic window:
- a CDS encoding tetratricopeptide repeat protein codes for MKYYSLHLFFVFIISTLLVNFSYSNDYVSQLRAKAEQGDTKAQYFLGFNYEKGISFEKDIEEAIKWYKLAADQGNADAQFRIGLIYINGTAVKQNAVEAAKWFRLAAELGLHEAQFNLAVMCENGMGVKEDKAEALKWYRKAAEQNYANAQFNLGVMYQKGVGVVKNELEAINWFKLAADQGLPEAQNSLGHIYSKNAVDNEDLLEAVRWFKMAADQNNADSQYFLGSMYARGTGVRADFVEAAKWFRLSAEQGLHDAQYNLGYMYEGGFGVTKDITTAIVYYKQAAKQGNAQAQRSLGHIYINGMGDRSNASEAFKWFKQAADQGDVNAQYNIGVLYFQGNGVPQNKNEALKWYRLAADQGYPYAQYNIGLMFLKGNGVPQDKVEAAKWFKLAENHGLPGIPSAIDALNK; via the coding sequence TTGAAATATTATAGTCTACATTTATTTTTTGTATTTATCATAAGCACACTTTTAGTTAATTTTAGCTATAGCAATGATTACGTCTCGCAACTGCGCGCAAAAGCTGAACAAGGGGATACAAAGGCCCAATATTTTCTCGGCTTTAACTATGAAAAAGGTATAAGCTTTGAGAAAGATATAGAGGAAGCCATAAAATGGTATAAGCTGGCTGCGGATCAAGGCAATGCTGATGCGCAATTTAGGATTGGGCTTATTTATATAAATGGTACAGCTGTTAAACAAAACGCTGTGGAGGCAGCCAAATGGTTTAGGTTGGCCGCTGAGCTAGGCCTACATGAAGCACAATTCAATCTAGCTGTGATGTGTGAAAATGGTATGGGTGTTAAAGAGGATAAGGCGGAAGCACTTAAATGGTATAGAAAAGCGGCAGAGCAAAATTATGCTAATGCGCAATTTAATCTTGGTGTAATGTATCAAAAAGGCGTAGGGGTTGTTAAAAACGAATTAGAGGCAATTAATTGGTTTAAGTTAGCCGCAGATCAAGGCTTACCTGAAGCTCAAAATAGTTTAGGCCATATATATTCCAAAAACGCTGTTGATAACGAGGATTTGCTTGAAGCGGTTAGGTGGTTTAAAATGGCCGCAGATCAGAATAATGCCGATAGCCAATATTTTCTTGGCTCTATGTATGCTAGGGGCACTGGTGTTAGAGCAGATTTTGTTGAAGCAGCTAAATGGTTTAGACTTTCAGCCGAGCAGGGCCTTCATGATGCTCAATATAATCTTGGCTATATGTATGAAGGTGGCTTTGGAGTTACAAAGGATATTACCACAGCAATTGTATATTACAAGCAAGCAGCAAAACAAGGTAATGCGCAAGCACAAAGAAGTTTAGGCCATATATATATTAATGGGATGGGTGATCGGTCTAACGCGAGCGAGGCTTTTAAATGGTTTAAACAAGCTGCCGACCAAGGTGATGTCAATGCCCAATATAATATTGGTGTTTTATATTTCCAAGGAAATGGTGTTCCACAAAATAAGAATGAAGCGCTTAAATGGTATAGGTTAGCAGCAGACCAAGGCTACCCCTATGCTCAATATAATATTGGTCTCATGTTTTTAAAAGGAAATGGTGTGCCGCAAGATAAGGTTGAAGCGGCTAAATGGTTTAAACTAGCGGAAAATCATGGCCTTCCAGGTATCCCAAGTGCAATAGACGCATTAAACAAATAA
- a CDS encoding nucleobase:cation symporter-2 family protein, giving the protein MTSPQEAPITQPNNSELIYGMDARPKPHIAFFAAFQHLLAIIVPIITPGFLICNAVGLNDRDTSMILSMSLVISGIATFVQCRKFGPLGASLLIVQGTSFNFVGPLIAGGVFMVEQGVPAEQVMATIFGVVIAGSFIEMGVSRILPFVRRMVTPLVTGIVVLIIGLSLIKEGLISMGGGYAAMKNGTFASPDNLILSLTVFILIIIFNRMNYIWLRSSAIMLALVAGYILAALMRDLNLVPLAQAPIFEIPRPMHFGISFSWSLFIPMIVIYLVTSLEAVGDITATSKISKEPVEGPKWMERIKGGVLVNGANSLLAGFFNTFPSSVFAQNNGIIQLTGVASRYVGIWIAAILVILGLFPIFSAVIQSLPEAALGGATLIMFGSVAASGINILSSINLDRRALLIIAVSLALGLGIAQVPQFIEAFPISVNLMISHLFLWVGIETVPSFISAGPVVIADLMRSPLAMGGVTAILLNLFIPESEKTKAA; this is encoded by the coding sequence ATGACATCGCCCCAAGAAGCACCAATAACGCAACCCAACAATAGTGAACTTATTTATGGCATGGATGCTCGTCCAAAGCCGCATATTGCGTTTTTTGCGGCTTTTCAACATTTACTGGCGATAATTGTGCCAATTATTACACCGGGTTTTTTAATCTGCAACGCGGTTGGGCTTAATGATCGTGATACATCAATGATCCTGTCGATGTCACTGGTGATTTCTGGGATTGCTACCTTTGTGCAATGTCGCAAATTTGGGCCATTAGGCGCCAGCCTTTTGATTGTACAAGGAACGAGTTTCAACTTTGTTGGCCCACTTATTGCCGGCGGCGTTTTCATGGTAGAACAAGGCGTTCCAGCTGAGCAAGTTATGGCAACCATTTTTGGTGTAGTAATAGCTGGCTCCTTCATTGAAATGGGCGTTTCCCGCATTTTACCCTTTGTGCGGCGCATGGTAACACCATTGGTGACGGGCATTGTTGTTTTAATTATCGGCCTTTCCCTCATTAAGGAAGGTTTGATAAGCATGGGTGGCGGTTATGCAGCCATGAAAAACGGTACTTTTGCCAGCCCTGATAATCTCATACTTTCATTAACCGTATTTATTCTTATTATCATTTTTAATCGTATGAATTACATCTGGCTTCGCTCTAGTGCGATTATGCTCGCTTTGGTGGCTGGTTATATTCTAGCAGCACTCATGCGTGATTTAAATCTTGTCCCCTTAGCACAAGCACCAATTTTTGAAATACCGCGCCCTATGCATTTTGGTATTTCATTTTCTTGGTCACTGTTTATTCCAATGATTGTTATCTATCTTGTGACATCGCTTGAAGCGGTTGGCGACATTACGGCAACCAGTAAAATCTCTAAAGAACCAGTTGAAGGGCCAAAATGGATGGAACGCATTAAGGGCGGCGTTTTAGTCAATGGCGCTAATTCGTTGCTTGCTGGCTTTTTCAACACTTTCCCAAGCTCTGTCTTTGCGCAAAATAACGGTATTATCCAATTAACTGGCGTTGCCAGCCGCTATGTTGGCATTTGGATTGCTGCAATTTTGGTGATCCTTGGTCTATTTCCTATTTTTTCGGCTGTTATCCAATCTTTGCCAGAAGCAGCGCTTGGCGGTGCAACTTTAATCATGTTTGGCTCGGTTGCCGCCTCAGGCATCAATATCCTATCAAGCATCAATCTTGATCGCCGTGCCTTATTGATTATTGCTGTGTCTTTGGCATTAGGTCTTGGCATTGCACAAGTACCCCAATTTATTGAAGCTTTCCCAATATCAGTAAATTTAATGATTTCCCATTTATTTTTATGGGTTGGTATTGAGACTGTACCAAGCTTTATTAGTGCTGGGCCTGTTGTTATTGCAGATCTTATGCGCTCACCACTTGCCATGGGCGGCGTTACAGCAATTTTGCTTAATCTGTTTATTCCAGAAAGCGAAAAAACAAAAGCGGCTTAA
- a CDS encoding AGE family epimerase/isomerase, whose translation MTGKIISFIMSGGIGSRLWPLSREDFPKQFHDFSGHGSMLSQTVSRLNHHGDTPIYLIGSEAHASRLSQDIAGLPLNGGRPIFEPIGRNTAAAVALASQIALSEQGEDALVLVVPSDHEISTNDDFWATINEGKLAAQNGKIVVFGIVPDKPETGYGYIETAKDNNQALGKHVFDVERFVEKPDLKTAQNYVASGNFLWNSGIFLFSAKTMQESFLKLSADIWHKTAKALKAANTDISGTWLPFDDYADIPSTSVDYAIMEHADNIALVRAKFHWNDLGSWQSLLDAQGENNNRDEFGNVIIGDVVAIDCERSYLRSQGGLLSAVGLRNMAVVATSDATFVAPVSQSQNVREVVAALEKSGRLEAKFTPAPDRMPIAGSYNARVEHWLFDETLPLWSTYGVDDKGGFYEALGLDGLPIIGERRMRTMARQIYAFAIAGEMGWDGPAQQLIDHGLDFILKHGQTANGGWASSFDASGNILNPVEDLYDQAFVLLALAHAHKAGHKKALPAAINSFAFLDEYLSDKSGKGFFETPNGERQWRRSNPHMHLLETFLAWYDVTGNLDYLQRASRIVDLFKSHFFDRDSWTLGEFFDDDWRIATGESGDICEPGHHFEWASLLISYQNLCTKTKKPCENLVPFARKLYAFGIANGLNRATGLAYNSVSRSGFPIDRNSRSWPQTEVIKAAIALDGNQGPDLKPEIEARVGRLFRWHIDAAPKGLWIDMIDEDGRGRSNEVPASIFYHLVCALTQYRSFAQQISPKLNS comes from the coding sequence ATGACGGGAAAAATTATCAGCTTTATTATGAGTGGCGGCATCGGCTCGCGCCTCTGGCCATTATCGCGTGAAGATTTCCCCAAGCAATTTCATGATTTTTCCGGCCATGGCTCTATGCTATCACAAACGGTAAGCCGTCTTAATCATCACGGCGATACACCGATTTATCTTATTGGGTCTGAAGCCCATGCGAGCCGCCTTAGTCAAGATATTGCAGGTCTCCCCTTAAATGGTGGCCGCCCAATATTTGAGCCAATTGGCCGCAATACAGCCGCTGCCGTAGCGCTTGCCAGCCAAATTGCGCTATCCGAGCAAGGCGAAGATGCGCTCGTTCTTGTTGTACCAAGCGATCATGAAATATCGACAAATGATGATTTTTGGGCAACGATTAATGAAGGCAAACTTGCTGCCCAAAATGGCAAAATCGTTGTTTTTGGTATTGTGCCCGATAAGCCGGAAACAGGCTATGGCTATATTGAAACAGCCAAAGATAATAATCAAGCTCTAGGCAAGCATGTTTTTGATGTGGAGCGATTTGTTGAAAAGCCTGACCTTAAAACTGCACAAAACTATGTTGCATCGGGTAACTTTCTTTGGAATTCTGGCATTTTTCTATTTAGTGCCAAAACGATGCAAGAAAGCTTTTTGAAACTATCTGCTGATATATGGCACAAGACCGCAAAAGCCTTAAAGGCCGCTAATACCGACATTTCTGGCACGTGGCTTCCCTTTGATGACTATGCAGATATTCCGTCAACCTCAGTTGATTATGCTATTATGGAACACGCAGACAATATCGCTCTTGTCCGCGCTAAATTTCACTGGAATGATTTAGGCTCATGGCAATCCTTGCTCGACGCACAAGGCGAAAACAATAATCGAGATGAATTTGGCAATGTCATCATTGGCGATGTTGTAGCAATTGATTGTGAGCGCTCATATTTACGCTCGCAAGGGGGGCTTTTATCAGCGGTTGGCCTACGCAACATGGCAGTAGTTGCAACCAGTGATGCAACCTTTGTTGCCCCCGTCAGTCAAAGCCAAAATGTACGCGAAGTGGTAGCTGCTTTAGAAAAATCCGGTCGCTTAGAAGCAAAATTTACCCCCGCGCCGGATCGTATGCCGATTGCTGGTAGTTATAATGCACGGGTTGAACATTGGCTATTTGACGAAACCTTGCCGCTTTGGTCAACATACGGAGTTGATGACAAGGGTGGATTTTATGAAGCATTGGGGCTTGATGGCCTGCCGATTATCGGTGAGCGGCGGATGCGTACCATGGCACGGCAAATTTATGCCTTTGCCATAGCCGGTGAAATGGGTTGGGATGGGCCAGCGCAGCAGCTTATCGACCATGGGCTTGATTTTATTTTAAAACACGGACAAACGGCAAATGGTGGCTGGGCTTCAAGTTTTGATGCCAGTGGCAACATCTTAAATCCCGTGGAAGATCTTTATGACCAAGCTTTTGTTTTGTTGGCGCTTGCTCATGCCCACAAGGCCGGCCATAAAAAAGCTTTGCCTGCCGCCATTAATAGTTTTGCATTTTTAGACGAATATTTAAGCGATAAAAGCGGCAAAGGCTTTTTTGAAACACCCAATGGCGAGCGGCAATGGCGGCGCTCCAACCCACATATGCATTTATTAGAGACTTTTCTTGCATGGTATGATGTAACTGGTAACCTTGATTATTTACAACGCGCATCGCGCATTGTTGATTTGTTTAAAAGCCATTTCTTTGATCGTGATAGCTGGACATTAGGCGAATTTTTTGATGATGATTGGCGTATAGCCACGGGCGAATCCGGTGACATTTGTGAGCCCGGCCACCATTTTGAATGGGCATCTTTACTTATAAGCTATCAAAATCTTTGCACAAAAACCAAAAAGCCGTGCGAAAACCTTGTTCCATTTGCACGAAAACTCTATGCTTTTGGCATTGCCAATGGTCTAAATCGTGCGACTGGCCTTGCCTATAATTCTGTTTCACGCTCAGGCTTTCCAATTGATCGCAACTCACGAAGCTGGCCACAAACTGAAGTGATTAAGGCCGCTATTGCTCTTGATGGCAATCAGGGACCCGACTTAAAGCCAGAAATTGAAGCGCGGGTCGGGCGGTTATTTCGTTGGCATATTGATGCCGCACCCAAAGGTCTTTGGATTGACATGATTGATGAAGATGGCCGTGGCCGTTCCAATGAAGTGCCAGCTTCCATATTTTATCACTTAGTTTGCGCCCTCACCCAATATCGCTCTTTTGCCCAACAAATTAGTCCAAAACTCAATAGTTAG
- a CDS encoding autotransporter outer membrane beta-barrel domain-containing protein: protein MKILKKYQKFKYLLLPITLLSMMPTAAWSSCTDNSWTPGSNAVGASARDGDTCYANQTSYMGRWPVYAIGQGSILNFTQETVTVQGYPYNAHHIIAMGGSQINFNNLNLKLDTYVGTANGGVRGIYAGKYTATNDIPANVTINGDFTARLETTDSIHAAVETDNAYSVIIKGKTDIVLNKNVENAIVARNNSTIYFGGDTKIHSLNNNLTAETSSNITIDGAVDFLTTQFRSNVYARSGGQIFLNGGGNIISQVNGGNALNANGANSLISAQNVSITTSGDNNEGLYTINNATIIFKNGTIQTEGEYAYAAYAGAGSHIIFEGGSVTTNGKYADGFRATDDNSLITINSANIRTNGLNAIGAFAELGSKITLTNSTITTTGDESRGLAAEDDGSILQASSVSIQTSGSKAFGIGASRGGSSTIINSTITVNGENAYGLAAYENGTLNVENTAITTSGKDSAAIYAGHWDNGTEENIAKDNNISVSGSSIIAENGDVIRAEGVSLNLNFKDITTVEAKAGNLLHAMDDDMARHSRINFNAQNSDIIGNIIVDDQNIANIALVSSRLTGQAINATNVSLDTNSLWNVTASSTISQELANNGTIAFQVPTANNFKNLQTQNYSTNNGTIHFNTALGDDSSQTDRLIVENNTTGTGNISVTNIGGTGAQTLEGIKLIEVNGRSNAMFTMINGDTTYNGQQAMVAGAYIYSLYQGGASTPDDGNWYLRSVTEQTKRIYQPGVPIYEAYPQTLLALNALPTLQQRVGNRSWLQSNASVDLDSIINSSFASDTTGFWIKMEGGYNKVDPKHSTTDTKFDQNTFRMQAGIDAPMIETPNNTLIAGINVQYTRGKANSDWHWSDLKNYGDGTVTTDGYGFGGTLTWYNDTGFYIDSQTQLTWFNSDLQSKLDNKNLVNGNRGFGYALSAEAGKKIAIGNSLNLTPQAQLMYSNIDFKSFNDRYNTRVNLNSADSLQTRIGLALERERTAKGNNGLMNRSLIYGIANIYYEFLDGSEVNVSDAKFVSQLDKWSAGIGFGGSYNFADDKYSIYGEASANTSLENIGNSYSLKGNLGFRSKF from the coding sequence ATGAAAATACTCAAAAAATATCAAAAATTTAAATACTTGCTTTTACCAATAACATTATTATCCATGATGCCAACAGCTGCTTGGTCATCATGTACTGACAATTCTTGGACACCTGGAAGCAATGCAGTTGGCGCTTCGGCTCGGGACGGCGATACATGCTATGCCAATCAAACTTCTTATATGGGGCGTTGGCCTGTATATGCGATTGGCCAAGGAAGTATTTTGAATTTCACTCAAGAAACGGTTACCGTCCAAGGCTATCCCTATAATGCTCACCATATTATTGCTATGGGCGGCAGTCAGATAAATTTTAACAACTTGAATTTAAAACTTGATACATATGTTGGCACAGCTAATGGCGGCGTGCGTGGTATCTATGCAGGTAAATATACTGCTACAAATGATATACCAGCTAATGTTACAATTAATGGCGATTTCACCGCACGTTTAGAAACAACAGATAGTATTCACGCTGCGGTTGAAACCGATAATGCTTATAGTGTTATAATAAAAGGTAAAACTGATATTGTTTTAAATAAAAACGTCGAAAACGCCATTGTGGCCAGAAATAATTCAACGATTTATTTTGGCGGTGATACAAAAATTCATTCGTTAAACAATAATCTTACTGCAGAAACGAGCAGCAATATTACAATTGATGGTGCGGTTGATTTTCTAACAACCCAATTCCGTTCAAATGTTTATGCTCGTTCGGGCGGGCAAATTTTTTTAAATGGCGGCGGTAATATTATATCTCAAGTAAATGGTGGTAATGCACTAAATGCAAATGGCGCAAATTCGCTTATTTCAGCTCAAAACGTCAGCATCACCACCAGTGGCGACAATAACGAAGGACTTTACACAATAAATAACGCAACCATTATTTTCAAAAATGGTACTATACAAACTGAAGGTGAATACGCTTACGCTGCTTATGCGGGTGCCGGCAGCCATATCATTTTTGAGGGTGGCTCAGTGACAACAAACGGCAAATATGCCGACGGCTTTAGAGCAACAGATGACAATTCACTTATTACTATTAACTCAGCTAACATTCGAACCAACGGTTTAAATGCCATCGGTGCATTTGCTGAATTAGGTTCTAAAATTACATTAACAAACAGCACTATTACAACAACGGGTGATGAAAGCCGTGGTTTGGCAGCTGAAGATGATGGGTCAATTCTCCAAGCTTCATCCGTCTCCATTCAAACTTCTGGATCAAAAGCATTCGGCATTGGTGCATCTCGCGGCGGAAGTTCAACCATAATTAATAGTACCATCACTGTTAATGGGGAAAATGCATACGGGCTAGCCGCATATGAAAATGGTACGCTTAATGTCGAAAACACTGCAATTACAACATCTGGCAAGGACAGTGCTGCTATATATGCAGGGCATTGGGACAATGGCACAGAAGAAAATATTGCAAAGGATAATAATATTTCTGTATCAGGTAGCTCTATCATTGCTGAAAATGGCGATGTCATTCGCGCGGAAGGCGTAAGCTTAAATCTAAACTTTAAAGATATCACTACAGTTGAGGCAAAAGCGGGTAATTTGCTGCATGCGATGGATGATGATATGGCTCGCCATAGCCGCATCAACTTCAATGCACAAAATTCAGACATAATCGGTAACATCATTGTTGATGACCAAAATATTGCAAATATTGCTTTAGTTTCTAGTCGCTTAACCGGTCAGGCTATTAATGCAACCAATGTCTCTCTAGATACCAATAGTCTTTGGAATGTAACCGCAAGCTCCACCATCTCTCAAGAGCTTGCGAACAATGGTACTATAGCCTTCCAAGTACCGACAGCTAATAATTTTAAAAATCTTCAAACACAAAACTATTCGACCAATAACGGTACAATTCACTTTAATACCGCTCTAGGTGATGATTCATCACAAACAGACCGACTAATTGTGGAAAATAATACGACGGGTACTGGCAATATTAGTGTAACCAACATTGGTGGTACTGGCGCACAAACGCTTGAAGGTATTAAGCTCATTGAGGTCAATGGCCGATCAAATGCAATGTTTACAATGATCAATGGTGATACAACATATAATGGTCAACAAGCGATGGTCGCTGGTGCTTATATCTACAGCCTCTATCAGGGAGGTGCAAGCACACCAGATGATGGAAACTGGTATTTACGTAGTGTAACGGAACAAACAAAACGCATATACCAACCTGGTGTTCCTATTTATGAAGCCTATCCGCAAACTTTATTAGCGTTAAATGCTCTGCCCACCTTACAACAACGTGTGGGAAATCGTTCATGGCTTCAATCTAATGCTTCTGTTGACTTAGATTCAATAATTAATAGTTCTTTTGCGTCGGATACAACTGGATTTTGGATAAAAATGGAAGGAGGATATAATAAGGTGGATCCAAAGCACTCAACCACCGATACAAAATTCGATCAAAATACCTTCCGAATGCAAGCTGGTATCGATGCTCCAATGATTGAAACCCCTAACAACACATTGATTGCTGGTATCAATGTACAATATACACGTGGCAAGGCCAATAGCGATTGGCATTGGAGCGATCTTAAAAACTATGGTGACGGAACAGTTACTACCGATGGCTATGGCTTTGGTGGTACTTTAACTTGGTATAATGACACTGGTTTTTATATTGACAGCCAAACACAATTGACCTGGTTTAATAGTGACCTGCAATCTAAACTCGACAATAAAAATCTTGTGAATGGCAACCGAGGATTTGGTTATGCACTATCTGCCGAAGCTGGTAAAAAAATTGCCATTGGAAACAGCCTAAATTTGACACCTCAAGCACAATTGATGTATTCAAATATCGATTTTAAGAGCTTTAACGACCGCTATAATACCAGAGTAAATCTCAATTCAGCTGATAGCTTACAAACACGTATAGGCCTCGCTTTAGAACGCGAAAGAACTGCTAAAGGCAATAATGGCCTTATGAACCGCAGTCTCATTTATGGAATTGCTAATATTTACTATGAATTTTTAGATGGATCAGAGGTTAATGTGAGTGATGCAAAATTTGTGTCGCAATTAGACAAATGGTCTGCTGGCATTGGCTTTGGGGGATCTTATAATTTTGCCGATGATAAATATTCGATATATGGCGAAGCCTCTGCCAATACATCTCTTGAAAATATTGGCAATAGTTATTCTTTAAAGGGCAATCTTGGTTTTAGAAGTAAATTTTAA
- a CDS encoding TetR family transcriptional regulator: MRRTKAEAAATRDSIITAAQFLFLEQGVSQTTLAHIAKRANVTRGAIYFHFADKAEIFRAMIQKVRFPQESLIEEAQQSDSINPLDILEKSAAGAFKIFSEDEQQQRIVTIITQRCEYVGAFSKNVERLRQAQNSMLDLFIRLLQVAQDRQMLNQDFSPEDAARMLVAIIGGIISEWLHSGKTFDLQKIGNQIVSIQIKALRST, from the coding sequence ATGCGACGTACAAAAGCTGAGGCGGCAGCAACCCGCGATTCTATCATTACTGCAGCGCAATTTCTTTTCCTTGAACAAGGTGTTTCACAAACCACCCTTGCACACATAGCAAAACGTGCCAATGTCACACGCGGTGCTATTTATTTTCATTTTGCTGATAAAGCAGAAATATTTCGTGCCATGATTCAAAAAGTGCGCTTTCCGCAAGAAAGCCTCATTGAAGAAGCACAGCAAAGTGATTCTATTAATCCTCTTGATATTCTTGAAAAATCAGCAGCAGGTGCATTCAAAATTTTTAGCGAAGATGAGCAACAGCAACGGATTGTCACTATTATCACCCAACGCTGCGAATATGTTGGTGCTTTTTCTAAAAATGTAGAGCGTCTGCGCCAAGCGCAAAATAGCATGTTAGACCTTTTCATACGTCTTTTACAGGTCGCACAAGATCGACAGATGCTTAACCAAGATTTTTCGCCGGAAGATGCAGCCCGCATGCTCGTGGCCATTATTGGCGGAATTATCAGCGAATGGCTACATTCTGGCAAAACTTTTGATTTGCAAAAAATTGGCAATCAAATTGTAAGCATTCAAATAAAGGCATTACGCAGCACTTAG
- a CDS encoding efflux RND transporter periplasmic adaptor subunit has translation MGIAISATGLSLVACGQEQKAPQQMPPPNVSAVTIDKREVPITYEYAGRVAAYRETEVRARVGGILLRRNFIEGNEVKEGDVLFEIDPDTYDAEVARQKAAVAQAQATYDQSLRDAKRAEELLKQRVYSTAQRDQAFATRDANAASLQQAQALLKTAELNLQYTKVTAPISGVTSREQVPEGSLISANGLLTSITQSNPIYVNFSYTDSEAKAIQKLMADMNARGEKIDKLQVRITFGDGSEYPELGTIDFTSPTLDATTGTLGVRAVFNNDNRQLVAGQFVRVTVLGLKQDNAIVIPEASLLQDATNQYVYIIDENMKLQKRVVKVAREVEGRNWLLEPATKVMVDAPLAPATPAAEAEQKGQGQPKADKQAQAGETQPVTPKKIEETIGLVGGERVITDGIVGVQSAMGRKKPGSDAIGNLTTLDGKALPQPTQGQPAQEAEAKSSAPNDDKTPKTGEKQ, from the coding sequence ATGGGCATTGCAATCAGTGCTACCGGTTTGAGTTTAGTGGCATGTGGTCAGGAACAAAAAGCTCCACAACAAATGCCCCCTCCTAATGTTTCCGCTGTGACCATTGATAAGCGTGAAGTTCCTATCACCTATGAATATGCAGGTCGTGTAGCGGCATACCGCGAAACTGAAGTGAGAGCGCGTGTTGGTGGCATTTTATTGCGTCGCAACTTTATTGAAGGCAATGAGGTAAAAGAGGGCGATGTTTTATTTGAAATAGACCCTGATACATATGATGCCGAGGTTGCTCGCCAAAAGGCAGCGGTCGCTCAGGCTCAAGCGACTTATGATCAATCACTGCGCGATGCAAAACGTGCGGAAGAATTATTAAAACAACGTGTTTATAGTACGGCGCAGCGCGATCAAGCTTTTGCAACCCGTGATGCCAATGCTGCAAGTTTGCAGCAGGCGCAAGCGTTGTTAAAAACAGCAGAACTCAACCTGCAATATACGAAAGTTACAGCGCCGATAAGTGGTGTTACTTCTAGGGAACAAGTTCCTGAAGGTAGTCTTATTAGTGCTAATGGCTTGTTAACTAGCATTACCCAAAGTAATCCAATTTATGTTAATTTTTCCTATACAGATAGCGAAGCCAAGGCCATTCAAAAATTAATGGCTGACATGAATGCCCGCGGCGAAAAAATTGATAAATTACAGGTAAGAATTACCTTTGGTGATGGCAGTGAATATCCAGAGCTTGGAACAATTGATTTCACCTCGCCAACTCTAGATGCAACCACAGGTACATTGGGTGTGCGTGCGGTCTTTAACAATGATAATCGGCAGTTGGTTGCAGGACAATTTGTACGCGTTACTGTACTTGGACTTAAACAGGATAATGCCATCGTCATTCCTGAAGCCTCGCTATTGCAAGATGCAACTAATCAGTATGTTTATATTATCGACGAAAATATGAAGTTGCAAAAACGCGTTGTTAAAGTTGCGCGCGAGGTTGAAGGACGTAATTGGTTGTTAGAGCCAGCAACCAAGGTAATGGTTGATGCACCGCTTGCTCCAGCTACTCCCGCTGCTGAAGCGGAGCAAAAGGGACAAGGCCAGCCCAAAGCAGATAAGCAAGCTCAGGCTGGTGAAACACAACCCGTGACACCTAAAAAAATAGAGGAAACTATTGGTCTTGTTGGTGGTGAACGTGTTATTACTGATGGTATTGTTGGGGTTCAATCTGCCATGGGGCGGAAAAAACCAGGTAGTGATGCAATCGGCAATTTGACGACACTTGATGGAAAGGCATTGCCTCAACCAACGCAAGGGCAGCCAGCGCAAGAAGCCGAAGCAAAAAGCTCGGCTCCTAATGATGATAAAACCCCTAAAACGGGTGAAAAACAATGA